One part of the Deinococcus misasensis DSM 22328 genome encodes these proteins:
- a CDS encoding endo-beta-N-acetylglucosaminidase, producing the protein MKTPLVSLAVLTATLMGSAALAQESNLQPYASYWFPEQLLQWSPEKDPDAVFNRSSVPLAKRFIDPKTQANPSAKINQARIVSLVAFNSTAQNPSQGSARMRYYSPQYWQYVDQLVFWGGSAGEGLILAPNSTVIDAAHRNGVPVLGTVFLPPTVYGGKIQWLKDLVQEKDGTFPVADKMIEVAHFYGFDGWFINQETEGADSALAKQTLKFVQYLKDKSGKQVMWYDSMVENGEIDWQNALTPKNQMYFQASSSMFNNFWWTPEVNQSSHDLAKKLGRSPYDLYTGIDVEANGFVTALDWDALFPPNKDQLTSLGIYRPEWTYNSTRTLEDFYTRDSIFWVGLNGNPANIDTSLAWKGLAYYVPSASSVQQMPFVTSFNVGQGKQYAIDGQVLSQSEWNNLSVQDILPSYRWVMQGTLKPSMDFDTAYNGGNSLKVTGKLDGENVLKLYQTQLKLEKDSHLNVVFKPQKAGASGLGVRLTFTDGSTTTLALGDARTDGWNSNTVSLTAHAGKTISVVSLVFSGKADAYQMNIGQLGFLKGDVDAPSAPTDLKVLSSMQPDSDTANLRLNWGKASTPVLHYNLYKRNADGSKVFLGATPNNHYYVSGLKRLNVEPSSVLEVEAVSPERGRSAVASTTFAWKDIAGSVSLAKNEFSDKPSPIGKDNLAVGKTATSDSACGAPEGPEKAINGTFDTGGSDKWCSLGKDKWMELDLGAVMELSRFVIKHAGAGGEDPELNTREFALQVRSTPEETWKTVVTVRDNVSNESSHTIPPTEARYVRLVVLKPTNSGDPAARIYELEVYGNNTPINTINYALNRPTKADSACGAPEGPEKAVNGTVNGGNSDKWCSLGKEKWMEVDLGEVKDVSRFVVKHAALGGEPADFNTRDFNIQVKENESDPWKTVATVTDNSTDESKVKILPVKARFVRLNVTAASQSGDPAARIYEFEVY; encoded by the coding sequence ATGAAAACCCCCCTTGTTTCCCTTGCCGTACTGACTGCAACACTGATGGGCAGCGCTGCCCTTGCGCAGGAAAGCAACCTGCAACCTTACGCCTCTTACTGGTTCCCAGAGCAACTTTTGCAGTGGAGCCCCGAGAAGGACCCGGATGCTGTGTTCAACCGGAGCAGTGTGCCTCTGGCAAAGCGTTTCATTGATCCCAAGACGCAGGCCAACCCCTCTGCAAAAATCAATCAGGCCAGAATCGTGTCTCTGGTGGCCTTTAATTCCACGGCACAAAACCCTTCTCAGGGAAGTGCCAGAATGCGGTATTACAGCCCGCAGTACTGGCAGTATGTGGACCAACTGGTGTTCTGGGGCGGCTCTGCTGGCGAGGGCTTGATTCTGGCCCCCAACAGCACCGTGATTGATGCAGCCCACCGAAACGGGGTTCCGGTGCTTGGGACGGTTTTTTTGCCTCCCACCGTGTATGGCGGAAAAATCCAGTGGCTGAAAGACCTCGTGCAGGAAAAAGACGGCACTTTCCCTGTGGCAGACAAGATGATCGAGGTCGCCCACTTCTACGGTTTTGATGGCTGGTTCATCAATCAGGAAACCGAAGGGGCTGACTCTGCTCTGGCCAAGCAAACCCTCAAATTTGTGCAGTACCTGAAAGACAAATCCGGCAAGCAGGTGATGTGGTACGACTCGATGGTGGAAAACGGCGAGATCGACTGGCAAAACGCCCTCACCCCCAAAAACCAGATGTACTTTCAGGCGTCCAGCAGCATGTTCAACAACTTCTGGTGGACCCCAGAGGTCAACCAGAGTTCACACGACCTTGCAAAAAAACTGGGCCGCAGCCCTTACGACCTGTACACCGGAATCGATGTGGAGGCCAACGGTTTCGTGACCGCTCTGGACTGGGACGCGCTCTTTCCGCCCAACAAGGACCAGTTGACCTCTCTGGGCATTTACCGTCCCGAGTGGACCTACAACTCCACCCGCACCTTGGAAGATTTCTACACCCGAGACAGCATTTTCTGGGTGGGTCTGAACGGGAACCCAGCCAACATCGACACCAGTCTGGCCTGGAAAGGACTGGCGTATTATGTGCCTTCGGCCTCTTCTGTTCAGCAGATGCCGTTTGTGACCAGCTTCAATGTGGGACAGGGCAAGCAGTACGCCATTGACGGTCAGGTGCTGTCCCAGAGCGAGTGGAACAACCTGAGTGTGCAGGACATCCTGCCGTCTTACCGCTGGGTGATGCAGGGCACTTTGAAACCCTCGATGGATTTTGACACCGCTTACAACGGAGGCAACTCCCTGAAAGTGACTGGCAAACTGGACGGTGAGAACGTCCTGAAGCTGTACCAGACCCAGCTGAAACTGGAAAAAGACAGCCATTTGAATGTGGTGTTCAAACCCCAGAAAGCCGGGGCTTCTGGTCTGGGTGTGCGCCTGACCTTCACGGATGGCAGCACAACCACGCTTGCTCTGGGCGATGCCAGAACCGACGGGTGGAACAGCAACACCGTCAGCTTGACAGCTCACGCAGGGAAAACCATCAGCGTGGTGTCTCTGGTGTTCTCTGGCAAAGCAGATGCCTACCAGATGAACATCGGGCAACTGGGCTTCCTGAAAGGGGATGTGGACGCCCCCTCTGCCCCAACCGACCTGAAAGTGCTGTCCAGCATGCAGCCTGACTCAGATACCGCCAACCTCAGGCTGAACTGGGGCAAAGCCAGCACCCCTGTTCTGCATTACAACCTGTACAAGCGCAATGCAGACGGTTCAAAAGTGTTCCTCGGGGCCACCCCCAACAACCATTACTACGTTTCTGGCCTCAAACGTCTGAATGTGGAACCTTCCAGCGTGCTGGAAGTGGAGGCGGTGTCTCCAGAGCGGGGCCGTTCAGCGGTGGCCAGCACCACTTTTGCATGGAAAGACATCGCAGGCAGTGTGTCTCTGGCCAAAAACGAATTCAGCGACAAACCCTCACCCATCGGGAAAGACAACCTTGCTGTGGGCAAAACCGCCACCTCGGACAGTGCTTGCGGTGCCCCCGAGGGTCCAGAGAAAGCCATCAACGGCACCTTTGACACTGGAGGCAGCGACAAGTGGTGCTCTCTGGGCAAAGACAAGTGGATGGAACTCGACCTCGGGGCCGTGATGGAACTCAGCCGATTTGTGATCAAACACGCTGGAGCAGGGGGCGAAGACCCCGAGCTGAACACCCGCGAATTCGCCTTGCAGGTCAGAAGCACCCCCGAGGAAACCTGGAAAACCGTGGTGACCGTGCGCGACAACGTTTCGAACGAATCCAGCCACACCATTCCGCCCACTGAAGCCCGCTACGTGCGTCTGGTGGTGCTGAAACCCACCAACTCGGGCGATCCTGCTGCACGCATTTATGAACTGGAGGTGTACGGCAACAACACCCCCATCAACACCATCAATTACGCCCTGAACCGTCCCACCAAGGCAGACAGTGCTTGCGGTGCCCCAGAGGGTCCAGAGAAAGCCGTGAACGGCACTGTCAATGGGGGCAACAGCGACAAATGGTGCTCTCTGGGCAAGGAAAAATGGATGGAAGTGGACCTCGGAGAGGTGAAGGATGTCAGCCGATTTGTGGTCAAACATGCAGCTCTGGGCGGAGAACCTGCCGATTTCAACACCCGCGATTTCAACATTCAGGTGAAAGAAAACGAATCGGACCCATGGAAAACGGTGGCCACCGTGACCGACAACAGTACAGACGAAAGCAAAGTCAAAATCCTGCCGGTCAAAGCCCGTTTCGTGCGTTTGAATGTGACGGCAGCGTCCCAGTCTGGTGATCCAGCAGCACGCATTTACGAGTTTGAAGTGTACTGA
- a CDS encoding M81 family metallopeptidase, translating into MKKRIAFGGIHIESGTLNPVLTTEQDFLVLQGQDLLDHPMFDLQAPEDTDLIPLLHARALPGGPVSREAYQGFKSRFLDLLQAALPLDGVYLLMHGAMAVEDLRDPEGDWIQAVRALVGPEVLVSVSCDLHGNVSQQVVGGIDMFAAYRTAPHIDVLETRQRGFHHLHRALDQGVRPSVCWCPVPVLLPGEMTSTVDEPARSLYARLPELESEGVWEVSLMVGYVWADHERSSASVVTTGTDLKAMQEATLHMAQMYWDHRHEFQFGTDARPLEQVMDWLHAGNAPHRILADSGDNPTAGGVGDRTDVLKTLLEENVQNALVAGITAPEVTLYCGSVGVGQEVEVVLGGELDPTGPKVQARLTVMQLCNTHYGVCAVVETQGIVVVLCEKRRPFHDLKDFQELHLNPADFSVLVVKSGYLSPELAALGWPALLVLSEGAVCQDLQSLPGLFRKKALFPFSKDFDFQAQAFIARHPNNTQTLS; encoded by the coding sequence ATGAAAAAACGCATTGCTTTTGGCGGCATCCACATTGAAAGCGGCACCCTCAATCCGGTGCTGACCACCGAACAGGACTTTCTGGTGCTTCAGGGGCAGGACCTGCTGGACCATCCCATGTTTGATTTGCAGGCTCCAGAGGACACGGATCTCATTCCCCTTTTGCATGCCAGAGCCTTGCCCGGTGGTCCGGTCTCCAGAGAAGCCTATCAGGGGTTCAAAAGCCGCTTTTTGGACCTCCTGCAAGCGGCTTTGCCTCTGGATGGGGTGTACCTTTTGATGCATGGGGCCATGGCCGTGGAAGACCTTCGGGACCCTGAAGGCGACTGGATTCAGGCGGTGCGGGCTCTGGTGGGTCCAGAGGTGCTCGTCTCTGTGAGCTGTGATCTGCACGGGAATGTCTCACAGCAGGTGGTGGGTGGAATCGACATGTTTGCAGCCTACCGAACTGCACCCCACATTGACGTGCTGGAAACCCGCCAGAGGGGGTTTCATCATTTGCATCGGGCTCTGGATCAGGGGGTCAGGCCCTCGGTGTGTTGGTGTCCGGTGCCCGTGTTGCTGCCCGGCGAAATGACCAGCACAGTGGATGAACCCGCCCGAAGCCTGTATGCCCGTTTGCCTGAACTGGAGTCTGAAGGGGTGTGGGAGGTGTCCCTGATGGTGGGTTACGTGTGGGCCGACCACGAGCGCAGCAGTGCCAGTGTGGTCACCACCGGAACAGACCTGAAAGCCATGCAGGAGGCCACCCTGCACATGGCCCAGATGTACTGGGACCATCGGCATGAATTCCAATTTGGCACGGATGCACGGCCTCTGGAACAGGTCATGGACTGGTTGCACGCAGGAAATGCACCCCACCGGATTCTGGCCGACTCTGGCGACAACCCAACCGCAGGTGGTGTGGGAGACCGGACAGATGTGCTGAAAACGTTGCTGGAAGAAAACGTTCAAAACGCTCTGGTGGCTGGAATCACGGCACCAGAGGTCACCCTTTACTGTGGTTCGGTGGGTGTAGGGCAGGAAGTGGAGGTGGTTTTGGGAGGTGAACTGGACCCCACAGGTCCAAAAGTTCAGGCACGGCTGACAGTCATGCAACTTTGTAATACGCATTACGGAGTGTGTGCTGTGGTGGAAACGCAGGGCATTGTGGTGGTGTTGTGCGAAAAACGCAGGCCTTTTCATGACCTGAAAGATTTTCAGGAACTGCACCTGAATCCCGCTGATTTTTCAGTGCTGGTGGTGAAATCTGGCTACCTTTCTCCAGAACTTGCAGCTCTGGGATGGCCTGCTTTGCTGGTGCTTTCAGAGGGAGCGGTGTGTCAGGATTTGCAAAGCTTGCCCGGCCTGTTTCGGAAAAAAGCACTGTTCCCTTTTTCAAAGGACTTTGACTTTCAGGCCCAGGCTTTCATTGCCAGACATCCCAACAATACACAGACCCTCTCTTGA
- a CDS encoding VWA domain-containing protein produces MLSLSRGQKQALPDGLLQRPLTFILKFQNPENLVLDAGLFGVDAQDQLSDDRYFCFFNQPESPEKALQLLPAQGSESARFQVELNRLPESIHKLVFTVSIDGHGTMKDLPSGSIELYAEGQVQHRFEVSGSDFDQEKAVILLEVYRKGGWRIGAVGQGFSGGLSDLLKAYGGQEAEETPPPAPKVQLNKAVDLEKKVQSHPKGQKLVSLVKTVNVTLEKKGLSDLTAAVVMAMDATGSMQKAYRSGLVQSVVDRLGVLAMRLDDDGKLETWFHCREHLRTPDITLDTLDGYVTRTVLDANGKFVQPFGSANNEPPIMKALIERHKNSRQPVLIVFISDGGVKLSGEIRDLIVQAAHFPIFWMFVGLAGQNYGVLEKLDDLPNRVVDNADFFAIDDLQHITDEELYGRLLNEFPGWLTQARRQNIVQ; encoded by the coding sequence ATGCTTTCCCTTTCCAGAGGTCAAAAACAGGCATTGCCGGATGGGCTGTTGCAGCGTCCCCTCACCTTCATTCTGAAGTTTCAGAATCCTGAAAATCTGGTGCTGGATGCAGGTTTGTTTGGTGTGGATGCTCAGGATCAGCTTTCCGATGACCGTTATTTTTGTTTTTTCAATCAACCCGAAAGTCCAGAAAAAGCCTTGCAATTGCTTCCTGCTCAGGGTTCAGAATCCGCCCGTTTTCAGGTGGAATTGAACCGCCTGCCTGAGTCCATCCACAAACTGGTGTTCACCGTTTCGATTGATGGACACGGCACCATGAAAGACCTTCCCTCGGGCAGTATCGAACTGTATGCGGAGGGTCAGGTGCAGCACCGTTTCGAGGTGAGCGGTTCGGATTTCGATCAGGAAAAAGCGGTGATCCTGCTGGAGGTGTACCGCAAGGGCGGATGGCGAATTGGTGCAGTGGGACAGGGTTTCTCTGGTGGCCTTTCAGATCTGCTGAAAGCCTACGGCGGTCAGGAAGCTGAAGAAACGCCTCCTCCTGCCCCCAAAGTCCAATTGAACAAAGCGGTGGACCTTGAAAAGAAAGTCCAGAGCCACCCCAAGGGTCAGAAACTGGTTTCTCTGGTCAAAACCGTGAATGTCACCCTTGAGAAAAAAGGCCTCTCAGACCTCACGGCAGCGGTGGTGATGGCAATGGACGCCACCGGAAGCATGCAAAAAGCCTACCGCTCGGGTCTGGTGCAGAGCGTGGTGGACCGTCTGGGTGTGCTGGCCATGCGCCTCGATGACGATGGAAAACTGGAAACATGGTTTCACTGCAGGGAACACCTCAGGACCCCGGACATCACGCTGGACACGCTGGACGGTTATGTGACCCGCACGGTTTTGGATGCCAACGGAAAATTTGTGCAACCGTTTGGCAGTGCCAACAACGAACCGCCCATCATGAAAGCCCTGATCGAGCGGCACAAAAACAGCCGTCAACCTGTCCTGATCGTGTTCATTTCGGATGGAGGGGTGAAGCTCTCTGGGGAAATTCGCGATTTGATTGTGCAGGCCGCCCATTTCCCGATTTTCTGGATGTTTGTGGGGCTGGCCGGGCAGAATTATGGGGTGCTGGAAAAACTGGATGACCTGCCCAACCGGGTGGTGGACAATGCCGATTTCTTTGCCATCGATGACTTGCAGCACATCACCGATGAAGAGCTTTATGGGCGGTTGCTCAATGAATTTCCCGGCTGGTTGACCCAGGCCCGGAGGCAAAACATTGTGCAGTGA
- a CDS encoding AfsR/SARP family transcriptional regulator, whose product MWHIKLLGHPVVSRSGQVFKVTPRRLSILTVLALEGPMLRSQLADLLWDESAPETARMNLRVELHRMRQDFAGLLQTGEMLSLPECTTDVDGFLSLLQDHQFEAAIQLCAGELLQGWEIWEGPALQSWLELHREKMRQHLLWALQSAAQQAEHLGAWQKALQHHRQALRINPYLEHHHQGSIRCQLHMGERQEALRAYQRCQALFQEDLGMLPLPDTTQLVLNLQGM is encoded by the coding sequence ATGTGGCACATCAAACTGCTGGGACATCCGGTTGTTTCCCGTTCAGGTCAGGTTTTCAAAGTCACCCCCCGCAGGCTCAGCATCCTGACGGTGTTGGCCCTTGAGGGTCCGATGTTGCGCAGCCAACTGGCCGATTTGCTGTGGGACGAAAGTGCACCCGAAACCGCCCGCATGAACCTGAGGGTGGAGTTGCACCGCATGAGACAGGATTTTGCTGGTTTGCTGCAAACCGGAGAAATGCTTTCCCTGCCAGAGTGCACCACCGATGTGGACGGCTTTCTGTCCCTCCTGCAAGACCATCAATTCGAAGCGGCCATCCAGTTGTGTGCAGGTGAATTGCTGCAAGGATGGGAAATCTGGGAAGGTCCTGCCCTGCAAAGTTGGCTGGAACTCCACCGTGAAAAGATGCGGCAACACCTGCTCTGGGCTTTGCAATCGGCAGCCCAGCAAGCCGAACATCTTGGGGCTTGGCAAAAAGCTTTGCAGCACCACCGTCAGGCCCTGCGGATCAACCCTTATCTGGAGCACCACCATCAGGGCAGCATCCGTTGCCAACTGCACATGGGCGAACGGCAAGAAGCCCTGCGTGCCTACCAGAGGTGTCAGGCCCTGTTCCAGGAAGACCTCGGGATGCTGCCTTTGCCAGACACCACCCAGTTGGTTTTGAACTTGCAGGGGATGTGA
- a CDS encoding sensor histidine kinase yields MPLSRSLWMPLFRGVWVFTAVLVLLELLLGVKVEYQSYLISPCRNGLDVGCPMSLKWFAELGFPLALHAGLQALAIVVAAVPWIGMAFVLFRFKSEHPGGLLLSLMLLTGWLGDVINIPVRLAVEAAYPAPLVHHYVAFLAMGGVILLGLTFPSGRFFPKWAAFAGVGWLVLCFFNQFFRESPLAYENWSAFFNILINLGVPLLPLIALTQRYRTGDPTERDQIRTILPSGIGMGVAFIVFNQLARVVLPALGIPNDSPTATVLHTVQNLTQSMLAGWFGISVSLAVFRDRLFGIPWSLNRTFVYTLLTLWLVMLHTLMVLILGVVLSLQTPLPYYLVTSVVVALLVQPLRDQIQRWINRSLYGERDDPYAILNRLKPSGTPENTANLRMSTLKSIQDSLGLPSIRLQGNQMLSLGEEPMPYPPFSVKLEFQDQHLGQVDFSPRSPEGFSGQEKTLLEVLSRQLSVLEYALRQGAALQQSREQLVLAREEERRRLRADLHDGIAPTLAGLYQRLDTLMDTSDPQEQHQMLEGIQQHLKRCIADLRRMVYRLRPPALDELGMVGALKEHLLGMPIHADLHAENLPPLPAAVEVATYRIALEALNNVVKHAGASQVTIFLQTSGAMLSLQVQDNGHGLPADLQMGIGLRSMQERAEELGGTLLLQNHTDGLTVQVNLPLGEHHD; encoded by the coding sequence ATGCCCCTCTCCCGGTCCCTCTGGATGCCCCTTTTCAGGGGGGTGTGGGTGTTCACAGCAGTGCTGGTTCTGCTGGAACTGCTGCTCGGGGTGAAGGTGGAATACCAGTCTTACCTGATCAGTCCGTGCAGGAATGGTCTGGATGTGGGCTGTCCGATGTCCCTGAAGTGGTTCGCTGAACTGGGGTTTCCATTGGCTTTGCATGCCGGGTTGCAGGCTCTGGCCATTGTGGTGGCAGCTGTGCCATGGATCGGCATGGCTTTTGTGCTGTTCAGGTTCAAAAGCGAGCACCCCGGCGGGTTGCTGCTGTCACTGATGCTGCTCACCGGATGGCTCGGCGATGTGATCAACATTCCGGTGCGCCTCGCTGTAGAAGCGGCCTACCCTGCCCCCTTGGTGCACCATTACGTGGCTTTTCTGGCCATGGGCGGGGTGATTCTGCTGGGCCTCACCTTCCCGAGTGGTCGCTTTTTTCCAAAATGGGCTGCATTTGCAGGGGTGGGCTGGCTGGTGCTGTGTTTCTTCAACCAGTTTTTTCGGGAAAGCCCTCTGGCCTACGAAAACTGGTCAGCCTTTTTCAACATCCTGATCAATCTGGGGGTTCCTTTGCTGCCCCTGATTGCCCTGACCCAGAGGTACCGCACTGGAGATCCCACCGAACGTGACCAAATCCGCACCATCCTGCCCAGCGGAATCGGGATGGGGGTGGCGTTCATCGTGTTCAACCAGTTGGCCCGGGTGGTGTTGCCTGCCCTCGGGATTCCCAACGATTCTCCAACCGCCACCGTGCTGCACACCGTACAGAACCTCACCCAGAGCATGCTGGCCGGCTGGTTTGGCATTTCGGTCAGTCTGGCGGTTTTTCGGGACCGCCTGTTTGGCATTCCGTGGAGCCTGAACCGCACTTTCGTTTACACACTTTTGACCCTCTGGTTGGTCATGCTGCACACCCTGATGGTCTTGATTCTGGGTGTTGTGCTCAGTTTGCAAACCCCCCTCCCCTACTATCTGGTGACTTCGGTGGTGGTGGCCCTGCTGGTGCAACCCCTCAGGGACCAGATCCAGAGGTGGATCAACCGCAGCCTGTACGGCGAGCGGGACGATCCCTACGCCATTCTGAATCGCCTGAAACCTTCTGGCACCCCAGAGAACACTGCCAATTTACGGATGTCCACCTTGAAATCCATTCAGGACAGTCTGGGCTTGCCCTCCATCCGCCTGCAAGGCAACCAGATGCTCAGCCTTGGAGAGGAACCCATGCCCTACCCCCCTTTTTCGGTCAAGCTGGAATTTCAGGACCAGCACCTCGGGCAGGTGGATTTCTCGCCACGCAGTCCGGAAGGGTTCTCTGGACAGGAAAAAACCTTACTGGAAGTGCTCAGCAGGCAGCTTTCGGTGCTGGAATACGCCCTCAGACAGGGGGCCGCTTTGCAGCAGTCCAGAGAACAACTGGTGCTGGCCCGCGAAGAAGAACGCCGCCGCCTCAGGGCCGACCTGCACGACGGCATCGCCCCCACCCTTGCAGGTCTGTACCAGAGGCTCGACACCCTCATGGACACCTCCGATCCTCAGGAGCAGCACCAGATGCTGGAAGGCATCCAGCAACACCTCAAACGCTGCATTGCCGACCTCAGGCGGATGGTGTACCGTTTGCGTCCTCCGGCCCTCGATGAACTGGGCATGGTGGGTGCGCTCAAAGAACACCTGCTGGGCATGCCCATCCATGCTGATCTGCACGCCGAAAATTTGCCCCCTTTGCCTGCTGCCGTCGAGGTGGCCACTTACCGCATTGCACTGGAAGCCCTCAACAATGTGGTGAAACACGCTGGGGCCAGTCAGGTCACCATCTTTTTACAGACCTCTGGGGCCATGTTGTCTTTGCAGGTGCAGGACAATGGACACGGCCTGCCCGCCGACCTGCAAATGGGCATCGGCCTGCGGTCCATGCAAGAACGGGCCGAAGAATTGGGCGGCACCTTGCTGCTCCAGAACCACACAGACGGCCTGACCGTGCAGGTGAATTTGCCTCTGGGAGAACACCATGATTGA
- a CDS encoding response regulator transcription factor: MIDILIADDHPFYREGVRAMLERNPEFQVVSEAIHGEDAIHQALKFRPQVILMDLRMPGRSGIEATREILKSLPDTRILVVSMFDDDESVFAAMRAGAKGYVLKDANRTELTRAIEAVHNGEAIFSAGIATRMLRYFSNPMPEKKDPTIDLADLTEREKEVLTLLSRGLSNAEIAGELGISMKTVRNHVSLVYDKLQVRDRAQALLKARDAGL; encoded by the coding sequence ATGATTGACATCCTGATTGCCGACGACCATCCGTTTTACCGCGAAGGGGTCCGGGCCATGCTGGAACGCAACCCCGAGTTTCAGGTGGTCAGCGAAGCCATCCACGGCGAAGACGCCATCCATCAGGCCCTCAAATTCCGGCCTCAGGTGATCCTGATGGACCTGAGAATGCCGGGACGCTCGGGCATCGAAGCCACCCGAGAGATCCTGAAAAGCCTGCCAGACACCCGCATTCTGGTGGTCAGCATGTTCGACGACGATGAAAGCGTGTTTGCTGCCATGCGTGCTGGAGCGAAAGGTTACGTCCTGAAAGACGCCAACCGCACCGAATTGACCCGAGCCATCGAAGCGGTCCACAACGGCGAGGCGATCTTCTCCGCAGGCATCGCCACAAGGATGCTGCGTTATTTCAGCAACCCCATGCCCGAGAAGAAAGACCCGACCATCGACCTTGCAGACCTCACAGAACGGGAAAAAGAAGTGCTGACCTTGCTTTCCAGAGGCCTCAGCAACGCCGAAATTGCGGGCGAACTCGGAATCAGCATGAAAACCGTGCGCAACCACGTTTCTCTGGTGTACGACAAATTGCAGGTGCGGGACCGGGCGCAAGCGTTGCTGAAGGCCAGAGATGCCGGGCTGTAG
- a CDS encoding thiol-activated cytolysin family protein codes for MRHTSTPLHNIFLISLTLLGAAHAQRGPIKAPNPVPVPAPALSKYPPLDGSASEFFQKLHNPPGAQIQKLGQRTYDGLPRKNVQLTPQGVQACQVNPQQNPFSLSSFLGDFDQASRNSQSPIWLGNIIQTGPLFEGKGIVPVGLDSGFRQNLTLTTNELTFSGNQVTFAPTQSAYNNGRATLFQNFNASGVSRSVGKFNFLSTESSSSENTLLKAGFAVSYAGAKLKGNLESSTQSSQNQIFAVFYQKAFELSLDLQGQGTLRGLIQPGLKASDLKALADRGELTYNNLPAVITGINYGRIIMVSMTSFYSTAQMKAALEASYNGVVNAQGNLGYESKRVLQESTYRVVVQGGNESEVKNVLQSGADLATYFKNFEKKPLALEEFQPISFNLSYLGTGGSVTQEGILVDGYNTCRNLVPRVYVRFNNRNDDGDNKLEVYGDIRMDGQVVWNATDERTVDVPTGVLQRMDDRFGDPYPSLLDTTTWQNRLTRFDINLTDYDPTVLDKDETIAKYSFDVNWNDLIADMQRNPTAPYFEKVFSNNGMDVVVRVER; via the coding sequence ATGCGACACACATCCACCCCATTGCACAACATTTTTCTGATCTCTCTGACCCTGCTGGGAGCTGCCCACGCCCAGAGGGGACCCATCAAAGCCCCCAATCCTGTCCCGGTTCCTGCACCCGCTCTGTCCAAATATCCCCCTCTGGACGGCAGTGCCAGCGAATTCTTTCAGAAGCTGCACAACCCACCCGGCGCACAAATCCAGAAACTCGGGCAAAGAACCTATGACGGGTTGCCCCGCAAGAACGTGCAACTGACCCCGCAAGGGGTGCAGGCCTGTCAGGTGAATCCCCAGCAGAACCCGTTCAGCCTGTCCAGCTTTCTGGGCGATTTCGATCAGGCCTCCCGAAATTCCCAGAGTCCCATCTGGTTGGGCAACATCATCCAGACCGGACCCCTGTTTGAAGGAAAAGGCATTGTGCCGGTGGGTCTGGACAGTGGGTTCAGGCAAAACCTGACCCTCACCACCAACGAACTGACTTTCTCTGGCAATCAGGTGACGTTTGCACCCACCCAATCGGCATACAACAATGGCCGGGCCACCCTGTTTCAGAATTTCAATGCTTCCGGGGTGTCGCGCAGTGTGGGCAAGTTCAACTTCCTGTCCACGGAAAGCAGCAGCAGTGAAAACACCCTGCTGAAAGCCGGATTTGCAGTTTCCTACGCAGGGGCCAAACTGAAAGGGAATCTTGAAAGCAGCACCCAGAGCAGCCAGAACCAGATTTTTGCGGTGTTCTACCAGAAGGCCTTTGAACTGAGCCTCGACCTGCAAGGTCAAGGCACGTTAAGAGGACTGATCCAGCCTGGCTTGAAAGCCAGTGACCTGAAGGCCCTTGCAGACAGGGGCGAGTTGACATACAACAACCTGCCCGCAGTGATCACCGGAATCAACTATGGACGGATCATCATGGTTTCGATGACCTCCTTTTATAGCACCGCACAGATGAAAGCTGCACTGGAAGCCTCTTACAACGGAGTGGTGAATGCACAGGGCAACCTCGGGTATGAAAGCAAACGGGTGTTGCAGGAAAGCACCTACCGCGTGGTGGTGCAAGGGGGCAACGAAAGCGAAGTCAAAAATGTGCTGCAAAGTGGGGCAGACCTTGCCACCTACTTCAAGAACTTCGAGAAAAAACCGCTGGCTCTGGAAGAATTTCAGCCGATTTCCTTCAACCTGAGCTATCTGGGCACTGGAGGCAGCGTCACCCAGGAAGGCATTCTGGTGGATGGGTACAACACCTGCCGGAACCTTGTCCCGAGGGTCTACGTGCGTTTCAACAACCGCAATGATGATGGGGACAACAAACTGGAGGTTTATGGAGACATCCGCATGGATGGACAGGTGGTGTGGAATGCGACCGATGAACGCACCGTTGATGTGCCCACAGGGGTCTTGCAACGCATGGATGACCGCTTTGGCGATCCTTACCCATCCCTGCTGGACACCACCACGTGGCAAAACCGCCTGACCCGCTTTGACATCAACCTCACCGATTACGATCCCACCGTGCTGGACAAAGACGAAACCATCGCCAAATACAGCTTTGATGTGAACTGGAATGACCTGATCGCAGACATGCAAAGAAACCCCACTGCCCCCTATTTTGAAAAGGTCTTCTCCAACAACGGCATGGACGTGGTGGTGAGGGTCGAGCGGTAA